One window from the genome of Saccharomyces mikatae IFO 1815 strain IFO1815 genome assembly, chromosome: 6 encodes:
- the VHT1 gene encoding Vht1p (similar to Saccharomyces cerevisiae VHT1 (YGR065C); ancestral locus Anc_4.212), which produces MTLSSKSWRSYFPHLRRLPEEDECLYSEDTNSSATTEEELHHSVDKLSKADITAETTSVETHPHNLRHDLPYEVRDEAGRKWWKYFDEFEYRVNKEFKKSRKWYEFLYPNHTTQTKAERKLLYKLDIVIALYFFMLCWSKSVDSNNYTNAYVSNMKEDLGMKGNDFVYTSTIASVGAIVFQLPFMYLLPRFPSHIILPIMDLGWTWFTFACYRANSLAELRAYRFILSAFGAAYYPVSQYILGCWYAPDEINSRVCLFFCGQQLGSVTSGLLQSRIFKSLNGVHGLAGWRWMFLIDAIAISLPTAIIGFFVIPGVPSKCYSLFLTDEEIRIARARNKRNQIKDGVDKSKLAPLWSGKLWKKVFCTPAFWVLVVFDTCSWNNMTAYSGSYTLWLKSNPKYSIAQVNNLSVIPACLGFAYVIFCAFGADLFRCKWIFMVFAAIMNTISCALLIKWDISSSAKWYAFFTTYFSVAASPCLWSFINDFLRFDPQVKAITWIAIYSFSQSTYAWIPTLAWPTVESPRFKTGYTVSLIFGAIYGLWTFVVLFFYKRNEKKHALGNGIILYDSAKGEELPEFVRNDMEEKDGYYYLKRS; this is translated from the coding sequence ATGACTCTTTCGAGTAAATCATGGAGGAGTTACTTCCCTCATTTGAGAAGGCTGcctgaagaagatgaatgTTTGTACTCAGAAGATACTAATTCCAGTGCTACAACTGAAGAGGAACTACATCACAGCGTAGATAAGCTATCAAAGGCCGACATTACGGCAGAAACTACTTCTGTAGAAACTCATCCACATAATTTAAGGCATGATTTGCCATACGAGGTGAGAGATGAAGCTGGACGTAAATGGTGGAAATACTTCGATGAATTCGAGTATCGTGTTAATAAAGagttcaaaaaatcacGTAAGTGGTACGAGTTTTTGTACCCTAATCATACCACTCAAACAAAGgcagaaagaaaacttctttATAAACTAGACATTGTTATTGCCTTGTACTTTTTTATGTTATGTTGGTCTAAATCAGTGGATTCGAATAACTACACCAACGCATATGTTTCCAACATGAAGGAAGATTTGGGCATGAAGGGTAATGATTTCGTTTACACTTCCACTATTGCTAGTGTGGGTGCCATTGTCTTCCAGTTACCCTTTATGTACTTGTTGCCAAGATTTCCTTCTCATATTATTTTGCCCATAATGGATTTGGGCTGGACTTGGTTTACCTTTGCGTGTTACAGGGCAAACTCGTTAGCCGAATTGAGAGCTTACAGATTCATATTGAGTGCGTTTGGTGCCGCTTACTATCCAGTGTCCCAATATATTTTGGGTTGCTGGTATGCTCCCGACGAAATAAATTCAAGGGtctgtttgtttttttgtggGCAACAACTGGGTTCTGTGACTTCAGGTCTTTTACAGAGTAGaatattcaaaagtttGAACGGTGTTCATGGTCTGGCAGGCTGGAGGTGGATGTTTTTGATCGATGCCATTGCAATTTCTCTCCCAACAGCTATTATTGggttttttgttattccCGGCGTGCCATCTAAATGCTATTCCTTATTCTTgactgatgaagaaataagaaTTGCAAGAGCAAGAAATAAGAGGAACCAAATCAAGGATGGTGTCGATAAAAGTAAACTAGCTCCACTCTGGAGCGGAAAGCTGTGGAAGAAAGTGTTTTGTACACCAGCATTTTGGGTACTTGTCGTTTTCGATACGTGCTCGTGGAACAATATGACGGCCTATAGTGGCTCATATACTTTGTGGTTGAAGTCTAATCCCAAATACTCTATTGCTCAAGTAAACAATCTGAGTGTTATACCTGCATGTTTAGGATTTGCATACGTCATTTTTTGCGCGTTTGGTGCCGATTTATTTAGGTGCAAGTGGATATTTATGGTCTTTGCTGCTATAATGAATACTATTTCTTGTGCCCTACTTATCAAATGGGATATTTCCTCTAGTGCTAAATGGTATGCCTTCTTCACCACGTATTTCAGTGTGGCTGCTTCTCCATGTCTATGGTCATTTATTAATGATTTCTTGAGATTTGATCCCCAGGTAAAAGCTATTACATGGATCGCCATTTACTCGTTCTCTCAGTCCACTTACGCCTGGATTCCTACCCTGGCATGGCCTACCGTGGAGTCGCCACGCTTTAAAACTGGTTACACTGTAAGCTTGATTTTTGGTGCCATCTACGGTTTATGGACGTTTGTtgtgttatttttttacaagAGAAACGAAAAGAAGCATGCTTTAGGCAATGGTATCATTTTATATGATAGTGCTAAGGGCGAAGAACTCCCTGAATTTGTAAGAAATGAcatggaagaaaaggatGGTTACTATTACTTGAAACGGTCCTAA
- the SPT4 gene encoding transcription elongation factor SPT4 (similar to Saccharomyces cerevisiae SPT4 (YGR063C); ancestral locus Anc_4.210) — translation MSSERACMLCGIVQTTNEFNRDGCPNCQGIFEEAGVSTMECTSPSFEGLVGMCKPTKSWVAKWLSVDHNIAGMYAIKVDGRLPAEVVELLPHYKPRDGSQVE, via the coding sequence ATGTCTAGTGAAAGAGCTTGTATGCTATGTGGCATAGTGCAGACCACCAATGAGTTCAATAGAGACGGCTGTCCCAATTGTCAGGGTATCTTTGAAGAGGCAGGTGTTTCCACTATGGAATGTACCTCGCCGTCTTTCGAAGGTCTAGTTGGGATGTGTAAGCCAACCAAATCGTGGGTAGCAAAGTGGTTAAGCGTAGATCATAATATTGCTGGTATGTATGCCATTAAGGTTGATGGTAGGCTACCAGCTGAGGTTGTCGAGCTGTTGCCTCATTACAAACCGAGGGACGGTAGCCAAGTTGAATAG
- the ERG25 gene encoding methylsterol monooxygenase (similar to Saccharomyces cerevisiae ERG25 (YGR060W); ancestral locus Anc_4.206), which translates to MSAVFNNATLSGLVQASTYSQTLQNVAHYQPHLNFMEKYWAAWYSYMNNDVLATGLMFFLLHEFMYFFRCLPWFIIDQIPYFRRWKLQPTKIPSAKEQLYCLKSVLLSHFLVEAIPIWTFHPMCEKLGITVEVPFPSLKTMALEIGLFFVLEDTWHYWAHRLFHYGVFYKYIHKQHHRYAAPFGLSAEYAHPAETLSLGFGTVGMPILYVMYTGKLHLFTLCVWITLRLFQAVDSHSGYDFPWSLNKIMPFWAGAEHHDLHHHYFIGNYASSFRWWDYCLDTESGPEAKASREERMKKRAENNAQKKTN; encoded by the coding sequence atGTCTGCCGTTTTCAACAACGCTACCCTTTCTGGTCTAGTCCAAGCAAGCACCTACTCACAAACTTTGCAAAATGTGGCCCATTATCAACCTCATTTGAATTTCATGGAAAAATATTGGGCTGCTTGGTACAGTTACATGAACAATGATGTTTTGGCTACTGGTTTgatgttctttttactgCATGAATTTATGTACTTCTTTAGATGTTTGCCATGGTTTATCATCGACCAAATTCCATACTTTAGAAGATGGAAGTTACAACCAACCAAGATTCCAAGTGCTAAGGAACAACTATACTGTTTGAAATCTGTTCTTCTATCTCATTTCTTGGTCGAAGCCATTCCTATTTGGACCTTCCACCCAATGTGTGAAAAGTTAGGTATTACCGTCGAAGTTCCATTCCCATCTCTCAAAACAATGGCTCTGGAAATTGGTCTGTTCTTCGTCTTGGAAGATACATGGCATTACTGGGCTCACCGTCTGTTCCATTACGGTGTCTTCTACAAGTACATTCACAAGCAACATCACAGATACGCTGCTCCATTTGGTCTTTCCGCTGAATACGCTCACCCTGCTGAAACTTTATCTTTAGGTTTCGGTACCGTCGGAATGCCCATTCTTTACGTCATGTACACTGGTAAATTGCATTTGTTCACTCTATGTGTTTGGATCACTTTAAGATTGTTCCAAGCTGTTGACTCCCACTCTGGTTACGATTTCCCATGGTCTTTGAACAAGATCATGCCATTCTGGGCCGGTGCTGAACACCATGACTTGCATCACCACTATTTCATTGGTAACTatgcttcttctttcagaTGGTGGGATTACTGTCTAGATACCGAATCTGGTCCAGAAGCTAAAGCTTCAAGAGAAGAgagaatgaagaagagagcTGAAAACAATGCTCAAAAGAAGACTAACtaa
- the GID10 gene encoding Gid10p (similar to Saccharomyces cerevisiae YGR066C), which translates to MTSLNMGRKLLLQSDKGNDDTEGIIASTYAYQLSKIDIPSFFSKPVEEEDCDFYEEGTNLVSKNGKCIYQSIDRHLDFLRPGLRFGGSQSSKYTYYTVEVKIDTVNLPLYKASHSLDPHVTGTFTIRNLTPVLEKVVTLFEGYVINYNEYPLCSLHWPAEETLDPYKAQRESDCSHWKRFGHFDTENWVLADRNFGQHNHKNAEFMNQRYIYLKWKERFLLDNEEQENLTLNDIYHLEGASFEGFYYVCLDQLTGSMEGYYYHPACELFQKLELVPTNCDDLNTYSSGFEIA; encoded by the coding sequence ATGACATCTCTAAACATGGGCAGAAAATTGTTGTTACAAAGTGATAAAGGAAATGATGATACCGAAGGTATAATTGCTTCGACTTATGCTTACCAGTTATCCAAAATTGATAtaccttcatttttttctaaaccagtagaggaagaagacTGTGATTTTTATGAGGAAGGAACCAATTTGGTAAGTAAGAATGGTAAATGTATCTACCAGTCCATTGATAGGCATCTAGATTTTCTAAGACCTGGATTAAGATTTGGTGGTTCACAATCTTCTAAATACACATATTATACTGTGGAAGTGAAAATTGATACTGTGAACCTGCCTCTTTATAAGGCATCGCATTCTTTGGACCCGCACGTCACAGGCACCTTTACTATTCGAAATTTGACACCAGTCTTAGAAAAAGTGGTGACCCTTTTTGAAGGGTACGTTATTAATTATAATGAATACCCATTATGTTCACTTCACTGGCCCGCTGAGGAGACTCTTGATCCGTATAAAGCACAGAGGGAGAGTGATTGCTCTCATTGGAAGAGGTTCGGTCACTTTGATACTGAAAACTGGGTGTTAGCGGACAGAAATTTTGGTCAGCATAATCATAAAAATGCAGAATTTATGAATCAACGGTATATTTACCTCAAGTGGAAGGAGAGATTTCTCCTGGATAacgaagaacaagaaaacctTACGTTGAATGATATCTACCATCTGGAAGGAGCATCGTTTGAAGGATTTTACTATGTGTGTTTAGATCAATTAACAGGTTCAATGGAAGGATATTACTATCATCCCGCTTGTGAGCTATTCCAAAAACTCGAACTGGTTCCAACTAACTGTGACGATTTAAACACCTACTCGAGTGGATTTGAAATTGCTTAA
- the ADE6 gene encoding phosphoribosylformylglycinamidine synthase (similar to Saccharomyces cerevisiae ADE6 (YGR061C); ancestral locus Anc_4.207), which produces MTDYIFAGPKALSQFRVENLIKDINSYTNSTSVINELRSCYIHYVNGIAQNLSERDTKLLEVLLTYDSPLDIANDPLAKQLNDAVANNLPSSALGKDTYLIRVIPRSGTISPWSSKATNIAHVCGLQDKVQRIERGLALLIKTVPGFPLLENLNDISLKCVYDRMTQQLYLTEPPNTMSIFTHEEPKQLVHVPLTPNDTKQSPKDILSKANVELGLALDSGEMEYLIHAFVETMKRDPTDVELFMFAQVNSEHCRHKIFNADWTIDGIKQQYTLFQMIRNTHKLNPEYTISAYSDNAAVLDSENDAFFFAPNSATKEWSSIKERIPLLIKVETHNHPTAVSPFPGAATGSGGEIRDEGATGRGSKTKCGLSGFSVSDLLIPGNEQPWELNIGKPYHIASALDIMIEAPLGSAAFNNEFGRPCINGYFRTLTTKVLNHQGKEEIRGFHKPIMIAGGFGTVRPQFALKNTPITPGSCLIVLGGQSMLIGLGGGAASSIASGEGSADLDFASVQRGNPEMERRCQQVIDACVALGNNNPIQSIHDVGAGGLSNALPELVHDNDLGAKFDIRKVLSLEPGMSPMEIWCNESQERYVLGVSPQDLSIFEDICKRERAPFAVVGHATAEQKLIVEDPLLKTTPIDLEMPILFGKPPKMSREAKTEALNLPEANLTKIPSLHDAIQRVLNLPTVGSKSFLITIGDRSVTGLIDRDQFVGPWQVPVADVGVTGTSLGETIISTGEAMAMGEKPVNALISASASAKLSVAESLLNLFAADVKSLQHIKLSANWMSPASHQGEGSKLYEAVQALGLDLCPALGVAIPVGKDSMSMKMKWDDKEVTAPLSLNITAFAPVFNTSKTWTPLLNKTAEDSVLVLVDLSAKQEAKSLGASALLQVYNQVGNKSPTVYDNAVLKGFLESLITLHQQEEDIVLAYHDRSDGGLLVTLLEMAFASRCGLVVNIDGEDLDCQLTNLFNEELGAIFQISSKNLSKFEKILNENGVAKEYISIVGKPSFDSQEIKIVNSKTSDVVYSNTRSELEQIWSKTSYEMQKLRDNPKTAEEEFATITDDKDPGLQYALTYNPADDMKIGLELCAQKPKVAILREQGVNGQMEMAWCFQQAGFNSVDVTMTDLLEGRFHLDEFIGLAACGGFSYGDVLGAGAGWAKSVLYHEGVRSQFSKFFNERQDTFAFGACNGCQFLSRLKEIIPGCENWPSFERNVSEQYEARVCMVQISQEKDNSSEESVFLNGMAGSKLPIAVAHGEGKATFSENAAQLEKFEKEGLCCIRYVDNYGNVTERFPFNPNGSSNGIAGIKSPNGRVLAMMPHPERVCRLEANSWYPEGKYEEWGGYGPWIRLFRSARRWVG; this is translated from the coding sequence ATGACTGATTATATTTTTGCAGGTCCTAAGGCCTTATCTCAGTTCAGAGTTGAAAATTTGATCAAGGATATAAACTCCTATACAAATAGTACTTCTGTCATCAATGAACTGCGTTCGTGTTATATTCATTATGTCAACGGCATCGCTCAAAATTTGTCTGAACGTGATACTAAATTACTAGAGGTCTTGTTGACTTATGATTCTCCTCTGGACATTGCCAACGATCCATTAGCAAAACAATTAAACGATGCTGTAGCTAATAATTTGCCTAGCTCAGCTCTTGGCAAAGACACATACTTGATTAGAGTGATTCCCAGATCAGGTACTATTTCTCCTTGGTCTTCCAAGGCCACTAATATTGCCCATGTATGTGGACTTCAAGACAAGGTTCAACGTATTGAAAGAGGTTTAGCTTTACTAATAAAGACTGTCCCAGGCTTCCCTCTTTTAGAGAATTTAAATGATATTTCGTTGAAGTGTGTCTACGATAGAATGACCCAACAATTGTATCTAACTGAACCACCAAATACGATGAGCATTTTCACACATGAAGAGCCAAAGCAATTAGTTCACGTTCCATTGACTCCTAATGACACTAAGCAGTCTCCCAAGGACATTTTATCAAAGGCCAATGTGGAATTGGGCTTGGCTTTAGACAGTGGAGAAATGGAGTATTTGATTCACGCCTTCGTCGAAACTATGAAAAGAGATCCTACAGATGTTGAACTATTCATGTTCGCTCAAGTAAATTCTGAGCATTGTCGTcacaaaattttcaatgcCGATTGGACAATTGATGGAATAAAGCAACAATATACTTTATTTCAAATGATTAGAAATACACACAAGTTAAACCCAGAATATACCATAAGTGCATACTCTGATAATGCAGCAGTTTTGGACAGTGAAAACGATGCCTTTTTCTTCGCACCAAACTCCGCTACAAAGGAATGGAGCtctataaaagaaagaattcCATTACTTATTAAGGTTGAAACCCATAATCATCCAACAGCCGTGTCTCCTTTCCCAGGTGCTGCTACAGGTTCTGGTGGTGAAATCAGAGACGAGGGTGCCACAGGTAGAGGTTCTAAAACCAAATGTGGTTTGAGTGGGTTCTCTGTGAGCGACCTTTTGATACCAGGTAATGAACAACCTTGGGAATTGAATATTGGTAAGCCATACCACATTGCGTCAGCATTAGATATTATGATAGAGGCACCTTTAGGTTCTGCCGCTTTCAACAATGAGTTTGGTAGGCCCTGTATTAACGGTTATTTCAGAACCTTAACAACAAAGGTTTTGAACCACCAAGGAAAGGAAGAAATCAGAGGATTCCACAAGCCAATTATGATTGCCGGTGGTTTTGGTACAGTCAGACCTCAATttgctttgaaaaatactcCAATTACCCCAGGTTCTTGTTTAATAGTCCTTGGTGGTCAATCCATGTTAATCGGTTTAGGCGGTGGTGCTGCTTCTTCTATAGCTTCCGGTGAAGGTTCTGCTGATTTGGATTTTGCTTCCGTACAAAGAGGAAATCCAGAAATGGAACGTCGTTGTCAACAAGTAATTGACGCTTGTGTTGCCCTAGGTAACAACAATCCTATCCAATCCATCCATGATGTTGGTGCTGGTGGGTTATCCAATGCATTGCCTGAATTGGTGCATGACAATGACTTAGGTGCTAAATTCGATATTAGAAAGGTTCTTTCTTTGGAACCAGGTATGTCACCCATGGAAATTTGGTGTAATGAATCTCAAGAACGTTATGTTCTTGGTGTTTCTCCTCAAGATTTATCCATCTTTGAAGACATCTGTAAGAGAGAAAGAGCGCCTTTTGCTGTTGTTGGTCACGCTACTGCTGAACAAAAGTTGATTGTGGAAGATCCTCTTCTTAAGACCACTCCTATAGATTTGGAAATGCCAATTTTATTCGGTAAGCCTCCAAAGATGTCAAGAGAAGCTAAAACGGAAGCGCTAAATCTACCAGAAGCTAACTTAACTAAAATTCCATCCTTACACGATGCTATTCAAAGAGTTTTGAACTTACCAACTGTTGGTTCAAAGTCATTTTTGATTACCATTGGTGACAGATCTGTGACGGGTCTGATTGATAGAGACCAATTTGTCGGTCCTTGGCAAGTACCTGTTGCAGATGTTGGTGTCACCGGTACATCTTTGGGTGAAACAATAATTTCTACTGGTGAAGCAATGGCTATGGGCGAAAAACCAGTCAATGCTTTAATCTCGGCATCTGCCTCTGCTAAGTTATCTGTGGCAGAATCGTTATTAAATCTATTTGCTGCTGATGTGAAATCTCTACAGCACATTAAACTATCTGCTAACTGGATGTCACCAGCCTCTCATCAAGGTGAGGGATCTAAATTATACGAAGCCGTCCAAGCATTAGGTTTGGACTTATGTCCTGCGTTAGGCGTTGCGATCCCCGTTGGTAAGGACTCTATGTccatgaaaatgaaatggGATGATAAGGAGGTTACTGCACCATTATCATTGAATATTACTGCATTTGCACCTGTTTTCAACACCAGCAAAACATGGACACCACTTTTAAACAAGACTGCCGAAGATTCTGTCCTTGTCTTAGTTGATTTATCTGCTAAACAAGAAGCCAAGTCATTAGGTGCCTCAGCTCTGTTACAAGTTTACAACCAAGTTGGGAATAAATCCCCTACTGTGTATGACAATGCCGTTTTGAAGGGTTTCTTGGAAAGTTTGATTACATTACACCAACAAGAGGAAGATATAGTGTTAGCTTATCATGATAGATCAGATGGTGGTCTCCTTGTCACTTTGCTTGAAATGGCATTTGCTTCCAGATGTGGTTTGGTGGTAAACATTGATGGTGAAGATTTAGACTGTCAATTAACTAATTTGTTCAATGAAGAATTGGGTGCAATCTTCCAAATTTCGAGTAAGAATTTGagcaaatttgaaaaaatattgaatgaaaacGGGGTTGCtaaagaatatatttcTATTGTAGGTAAGCCATCATTCGACAGTCAAGAAATAAAGATTGTTAATTCAAAGACTAGTGATGTAGTTTATAGCAACACAAGATCTGAATTGGAGCAAATTTGGAGCAAGACATCATATGAGATGCAGAAATTGAGAGATAATCCAAAGACGGCGGAAGAAGAATTTGCCACTATCACGGATGATAAAGATCCTGGTTTGCAATATGCTCTCACGTACAACCCAGCTGACGATATGAAGATTGGACTAGAATTATGCGCTCAAAAACCGAAGGTTGCTATACTAAGAGAGCAAGGTGTTAATGGTCAAATGGAAATGGCATGGTGTTTCCAACAAGCTGGATTTAATTCAGTTGATGTTACTATGACCGATTTACTAGAAGGTAGATTCCATTTGGATGAATTTATCGGCCTTGCCGCATGTGGTGGGTTTTCCTATGGTGATGTGTTAGGTGCAGGTGCCGGTTGGGCTAAATCTGTTTTGTACCATGAAGGTGTTCGCTCACAATTTTCTAAGTTCTTCAATGAGAGACAGGATACATTTGCTTTTGGTGCTTGTAATGGTTGTCAATTTTTGAGTAGATTGAAAGAGATCATACCTGGGTGTGAAAACTGGCcaagttttgaaagaaatgtgAGTGAACAGTATGAAGCTCGTGTATGTATGGTGCAAATCTCTCAAGAGAAGGATAATTCTAGCGAAGAgtctgttttcttgaacgGCATGGCAGGATCCAAATTACCAATTGCTGTCGCACATGGTGAAGGTAAAGCTACGTTTTCCGAAAATGCTGCacaattggaaaaatttgagAAAGAAGGTCTATGTTGTATAAGGTATGTGGACAATTATGGTAATGTCACTGAAAGATTCCCCTTTAACCCTAACGGGTCCAGTAATGGTATTGCTGGTATCAAGTCGCCAAATGGTAGAGTTCTTGCCATGATGCCACATCCTGAAAGAGTTTGCAGGTTAGAGGCCAATTCTTGGTACCCAGAAGGTAAATACGAGGAATGGGGTGGATACGGTCCATGGATTAGATTATTTAGATCCGCTAGAAGATGGGTTGGTTGA
- the COX18 gene encoding membrane insertase COX18 (similar to Saccharomyces cerevisiae COX18 (YGR062C); ancestral locus Anc_4.209): MFKRLANHQNPFASFRCSSVGFRYGRVNPNTKRNFSLFQNVADTFLTLHEVLHIPWIVLVPLSTITLRTVVTLPFSIWQRKRILKQQELRKLVHPITPIVKLRLAAITNKKSKIVTEINSNGSLLPLPLQNPGVLTPEQITLLAVKETRKRQKRLFKKYNVPLWKNALLPIVQIPLWVTISMGIRTLTEAQLIESFYPSWISLLSFGSFDLSTPLMAMPLLAPILVGTLAVLNVEFNGRLMFSSSLSSQGIKTVSRNSNRVQEAMASILNVSRLGCVVMLAMSSQAPFLLSLYWISSQLYSLVQNIILNWIYPYQR; the protein is encoded by the coding sequence ATGTTTAAGAGGCTAGCTAATCATCAAAATCCCTTTGCCTCGTTTCGGTGCAGTTCAGTTGGCTTTCGGTATGGCAGGGTCAATCCGAATACAAAGAGgaacttttctctttttcaaaacgtAGCTGACACATTCTTAACTCTGCATGAAGTTTTACACATACCTTGGATAGTGCTTGTTCCCTTGAGCACTATTACACTTAGAACCGTCGTGACGCTCCCGTTTAGTATATGGCAGCGTAAGAGAATCTTGAAACAGCAAGAATTAAGGAAACTGGTGCACCCAATAACGCCAATTGTTAAGCTTCGATTAGCAGCTATCACTAATAAAAAGTCTAAAATTGTTACCGAAATAAATTCCAACGGTTCTCTTCTGCCATTGCCACTACAGAATCCTGGTGTCTTGACACCGGAACAAATTACACTCCTGGCAGTGAAGGAGACAAGAAAGAGACAAAAGAGATTATTTAAGAAATATAATGTACCCTTATGGAAGAATGCACTATTACCGATTGTGCAAATTCCTCTTTGGGTTACAATCTCAATGGGAATCAGGACACTTACAGAGGCACAGTTAATTGAGAGCTTTTACCCTTCTTGGATTTCGTTGCTGAGttttggttcttttgaTCTCAGCACACCGTTAATGGCAATGCCCTTGCTGGCACCCATCCTGGTAGGAACACTAGCGGTATTAAACGTGGAATTTAACGGCCGACTGATGTTCAGTTCGAGTTTGTCATCGCAGGGAATAAAGACGGTTTCAAGGAATTCTAACAGGGTCCAAGAAGCAATGGCAAGCATACTAAATGTCTCGAGGCTCGGTTGCGTAGTTATGTTAGCAATGTCTTCACAGGCTCCATTCCTTCTTTCGCTTTACTGGATATCATCACAGCTGTACTCCCTCGTGCAGAATATCATATTGAACTGGATATATCCTTACCAGCGATGA